Proteins encoded by one window of Acidobacteriota bacterium:
- the rnc gene encoding ribonuclease III: MSKDAKRLERLENAAGYVFRDRALLEKALTHSSHAFEARPGAPEDNEQLEFLGDSVVGLVAAEFFLRAFPERNEGELSKLKASASSTLALANLARAIKLDRAILLGRGEEKCGGRKKVSILAGAFEALAGAIYLDGGFEAARTFVSRFLGSSLKPIKSGSQTINNAKSALQEICQKAGLAAPSYRLVSEKGPAHKRTFAVEVCLGDKVLAKAKGASKKTAEQSAAEKALRSFFGRKIRRISPEAFVIEADDLVLP; encoded by the coding sequence TTGAGCAAGGACGCTAAGAGGCTCGAGCGCCTGGAGAACGCCGCGGGATACGTCTTCCGGGACCGGGCCCTCCTGGAGAAGGCCCTGACTCACAGCTCCCACGCCTTCGAGGCCAGGCCCGGCGCGCCCGAGGACAACGAGCAGCTCGAGTTCCTGGGAGATTCGGTCGTCGGCCTGGTCGCCGCGGAGTTCTTCCTCCGCGCCTTCCCGGAGCGGAACGAGGGCGAGCTGTCGAAGCTCAAGGCCTCGGCATCGAGCACCCTGGCCCTGGCCAACCTGGCCCGGGCCATCAAGCTCGACCGGGCCATCCTCCTCGGCCGGGGCGAGGAGAAGTGCGGCGGCAGGAAGAAAGTGTCCATCCTGGCCGGCGCGTTCGAGGCCCTGGCCGGCGCCATCTACCTCGACGGCGGGTTCGAGGCGGCCCGGACCTTCGTCTCCCGCTTCCTCGGCTCGTCCCTGAAGCCGATCAAGTCCGGCTCCCAAACCATCAACAACGCCAAGTCCGCGCTCCAGGAGATCTGCCAGAAGGCCGGGCTGGCCGCGCCGTCGTACCGCCTGGTTTCGGAGAAGGGCCCGGCGCACAAGCGCACCTTCGCCGTCGAGGTCTGCCTCGGGGACAAGGTCCTGGCCAAGGCCAAGGGGGCGTCCAAGAAGACCGCCGAGCAGTCGGCCGCCGAAAAGGCCCTCCGGTCGTTCTTCGGCCGCAAGATCCGGCGCATCTCGCCGGAGGCTTTCGTCATCGAGGCCGACGATCTCGTCCTGCCCTGA
- a CDS encoding DUF6599 family protein produces MKSARFHVGPAVPAGLAVIGLLLAGAASAQTRPASPALAALAPDLPGWSRTEAPRSYFPDNLFEYIDGAAESYLSYDFRELLVVDLEKKGTPATLTVEIYDMGLPVNAFGIFGAERYPENKPVGLGDLGYVEGEALNFLAGRYYVKMLAFGLGAAPESILAEAGGRIAAAIKGAGGASGLPALVRAFPGRDLAARSERYIKKNFMGYDFLHDGYVAAYKSGGKELEGFFIDAGSEPEAAAMMDKLLDALKADGQAVETAGPLAHARNRYGQHLYIGRAGAVLCGAMRVPDGLEAAGRSLAEALIGAMSGRAASNQGAA; encoded by the coding sequence CCGGGGCCGCGTCTGCCCAGACGCGGCCGGCCAGTCCGGCGCTGGCCGCCCTCGCGCCCGATCTCCCGGGCTGGTCCCGCACCGAAGCCCCGCGCAGCTACTTTCCCGACAACCTCTTCGAGTACATCGACGGGGCGGCCGAGAGTTACCTGAGCTACGATTTCCGGGAGCTCCTGGTCGTCGATCTGGAGAAGAAGGGCACGCCGGCGACCCTGACCGTGGAGATCTATGACATGGGCCTTCCGGTCAACGCCTTCGGCATCTTCGGCGCCGAGCGCTATCCCGAGAACAAGCCGGTCGGCCTGGGCGACCTGGGCTATGTCGAGGGCGAAGCCCTGAACTTCCTGGCCGGCCGCTACTACGTCAAGATGCTTGCCTTCGGCCTCGGCGCGGCCCCGGAATCGATCCTGGCCGAGGCGGGAGGCCGGATTGCCGCGGCCATCAAGGGCGCCGGCGGCGCGAGCGGGCTTCCGGCCCTGGTCCGGGCCTTCCCGGGCCGGGACCTCGCGGCCCGGAGCGAGCGCTACATCAAAAAGAACTTCATGGGGTACGACTTCCTTCACGACGGTTACGTCGCCGCCTACAAGTCGGGAGGCAAGGAGCTGGAGGGCTTCTTCATCGACGCCGGTTCAGAGCCAGAGGCCGCGGCCATGATGGACAAGCTCCTTGACGCCCTGAAGGCCGACGGCCAGGCCGTGGAAACGGCGGGGCCCCTGGCCCACGCCCGGAACCGCTACGGCCAGCACCTCTACATCGGCCGGGCCGGCGCCGTTCTCTGCGGGGCCATGCGCGTCCCGGACGGGCTCGAGGCGGCCGGCCGCTCGCTGGCCGAGGCCCTGATTGGTGCCATGTCGGGCCGGGCGGCTTCGAATCAGGGGGCGGCGTGA
- a CDS encoding AI-2E family transporter produces MTDPAAADDGRYLRFGLAVVLLAVAGLVLKAARPVLIPFILAVFLSYIIDPALTFLTGCRCPRPLAVIIVLGMMFVALYLLGVLVYSSGKAFVADLPKYQERLGDIGRFLEKGMGRFRIDVPSALGSLDVDKIGGFVIKAIGPFFSVLGNLLLVFIFLAAIVAGRGRAEKKISRAIGDGQAGRVRVVMDRINVEIRKYIVLKTLISLANGLEVWLVLTLFGVDFAALFGLLAFLLNFIPNIGSAVATILRVGFAFFQFGTFWTPFLVLVITVGIDEILGTIVEPRVLGKGLDLSPLLVFFSLIFWGWLWGIPGMILSVPLTAVVKIGCQNIPALRPVAVLMGQ; encoded by the coding sequence GTGACGGACCCGGCCGCCGCGGATGACGGCCGTTATCTCAGGTTCGGCCTCGCCGTCGTCCTGCTCGCCGTCGCCGGCCTCGTCCTGAAAGCGGCCCGGCCCGTCCTCATCCCCTTCATCCTGGCCGTTTTCCTGTCCTACATCATCGATCCCGCGCTGACGTTCCTGACCGGCTGCCGCTGCCCGCGGCCCCTGGCCGTGATCATCGTCCTGGGGATGATGTTCGTCGCCCTGTATCTTCTCGGCGTCCTCGTCTACTCGAGCGGCAAGGCCTTCGTGGCCGATCTGCCGAAGTACCAGGAGCGCCTCGGGGACATCGGCCGTTTCCTGGAAAAGGGGATGGGGCGGTTCAGGATCGACGTCCCCTCGGCCCTCGGCAGCCTGGACGTCGACAAGATCGGAGGCTTCGTCATCAAGGCCATCGGCCCGTTCTTCAGCGTCCTGGGCAACCTCCTTCTTGTTTTCATCTTCCTGGCCGCCATCGTCGCCGGCCGGGGCCGGGCCGAGAAGAAGATCAGCCGGGCGATCGGGGACGGCCAGGCCGGCCGCGTGCGCGTGGTCATGGACCGGATCAACGTCGAGATCCGGAAGTACATCGTCCTCAAGACCCTGATCAGCCTGGCCAACGGGTTGGAGGTCTGGCTGGTCCTGACGCTCTTCGGGGTCGATTTCGCCGCCCTGTTCGGCCTGCTGGCGTTCCTGCTGAACTTCATTCCCAACATCGGCTCGGCTGTCGCCACCATCCTCCGCGTCGGGTTCGCCTTTTTCCAGTTCGGGACCTTCTGGACGCCGTTCCTGGTCCTGGTCATCACGGTGGGCATCGACGAGATCCTGGGCACGATCGTCGAACCCCGGGTCCTGGGCAAGGGCTTGGACCTCAGCCCGCTGCTCGTCTTCTTCTCGCTGATCTTCTGGGGCTGGCTGTGGGGCATCCCGGGCATGATCCTGTCCGTCCCGCTGACCGCGGTCGTCAAGATCGGCTGCCAGAACATCCCGGCGCTCCGGCCGGTCGCGGTCCTGATGGGGCAGTGA